One window of Equus asinus isolate D_3611 breed Donkey chromosome 7, EquAss-T2T_v2, whole genome shotgun sequence genomic DNA carries:
- the LOC106827719 gene encoding acyl-coenzyme A thioesterase 6 isoform X2: MAATVTVEPAGRCLWDEPVRIAVRGLAPGQPVTLRASLRDEKGALFRAHARYRADATGQLGLERAPALGGSFVGLEPMGLLWALEPEKPLLRLVKRDVQTPFAVQLEVLDGHEPEAGRLLGRAVHERAFLGPGVRREPVRAGRVRATLFLPPGTGPFSGIIDLFGTGGGLCEYRASLLAGHGFAVLALAYFRFEDLPEYLNDVHLEYFDEAVHFMLQHPKVKGPSVGLLGFSKGGDLCLSMASFLKNITATVLINACVANTIAPLHYKGMIIPNLSNDPGKHAITESGLLDFMDIWNNPLEEPNHQSLIPLEKAQGPFLFIVGMDDHNWKSECYARIASERLQAHGKDKPQIIYYPDGPFPGLTDTFSDGGLNES; this comes from the exons ATGGCGGCGACGGTGACCGTGGAGCCCGCGGGCCGCTGCCTCTGGGACGAGCCCGTGCGCATCGCCGTGCGCGGCCTGGCCCCGGGGCAACCGGTCACGCTGCGCGCGTCCCTGCGCGACGAGAAGGGCGCGCTCTTCCGGGCCCACGCGCGCTACCGCGCCGACGCCACGGGCCAGCTGGGCCTGGAGCGCGCGCCCGCGCTGGGCGGCAGCTTCGTGGGGCTCGAGCCCATGGGGCTCCTCTGGGCCCTGGAGCCCGAGAAGCCCCTGCTGCGGCTGGTGAAGCGGGACGTGCAGACGCCGTTCGCCGTGCAGCTGGAGGTGCTCGACGGCCACGAGCCCGAGGCCGGGCGGCTGCTGGGCCGGGCGGTGCACGAGCGCGCCTTCCTGGGGCCCGGGGTGCGGCGGGAGCCGGTGCGCGCGGGCCGGGTGCGCGCCACGCTCTTCCTGCCGCCAG GCACAGGGCCCTTCTCTGGGATCATCGATTTGTTTGGAACTGGTGGTGGCCTTTGTGAATACAGGGCCAGCCTCCTGGCTGGACATGGTTTTGCTGTGCTTGCTCTGGCGTATTTCAGATTTGAAGACCTCCCTGAATATTTAAATGATGTGCACCTGGAGTACTTTGACGAAGCCGTGCACTTCATGCTGCAGCATCCAAAG GTGAAAGGACCTAGTGTTGGGCTTCTTGGCTTCTCCAAAGGAGGTGATCTGTGTCTCTCAATGGCCTCTTTCCTAAAGAACATCACAGCCACCGTACTTATCAATGCCTGTGTGGCCAACACAATAGCTCCTCTGCATTACAAGGGTATGATTATTCCTAATCTCAGCAATGACCCAGGAAAACATGCGATCACTGAATCAGGCCTTTTGGATTTCATGGATATTTGGAACAATCCACTGGAGGAACCCAACCACCAAAGTCTTATTCCATTGGAAAAGGCCCAGGGGCCCTTCCTGTTTATTGTTGGCATGGATGATCATAACTGGAAGAGTGAATGCTACGCTCGTATAGCCTCTGAACGGTTACAAGCCCATGGGAAAGACAAACCCCAGATAATCTACTATCCAG
- the LOC106827719 gene encoding acyl-coenzyme A thioesterase 6 isoform X3 has protein sequence MAATVTVEPAGRCLWDEPVRIAVRGLAPGQPVTLRASLRDEKGALFRAHARYRADATGQLGLERAPALGGSFVGLEPMGLLWALEPEKPLLRLVKRDVQTPFAVQLEVLDGHEPEAGRLLGRAVHERAFLGPGVRREPVRAGRVRATLFLPPGTGPFSGIIDLFGTGGGLCEYRASLLAGHGFAVLALAYFRFEDLPEYLNDVHLEYFDEAVHFMLQHPKVKGPSVGLLGFSKGGDLCLSMASFLKNITATVLINACVANTIAPLHYKGMIIPNLSNDPGKHAITESGLLDFMDIWNNPLEEPNHQSLIPLEKAQGPFLFIVGMDDHNWKSECYARIASERLQAHGKDKPQIIYYPE, from the exons ATGGCGGCGACGGTGACCGTGGAGCCCGCGGGCCGCTGCCTCTGGGACGAGCCCGTGCGCATCGCCGTGCGCGGCCTGGCCCCGGGGCAACCGGTCACGCTGCGCGCGTCCCTGCGCGACGAGAAGGGCGCGCTCTTCCGGGCCCACGCGCGCTACCGCGCCGACGCCACGGGCCAGCTGGGCCTGGAGCGCGCGCCCGCGCTGGGCGGCAGCTTCGTGGGGCTCGAGCCCATGGGGCTCCTCTGGGCCCTGGAGCCCGAGAAGCCCCTGCTGCGGCTGGTGAAGCGGGACGTGCAGACGCCGTTCGCCGTGCAGCTGGAGGTGCTCGACGGCCACGAGCCCGAGGCCGGGCGGCTGCTGGGCCGGGCGGTGCACGAGCGCGCCTTCCTGGGGCCCGGGGTGCGGCGGGAGCCGGTGCGCGCGGGCCGGGTGCGCGCCACGCTCTTCCTGCCGCCAG GCACAGGGCCCTTCTCTGGGATCATCGATTTGTTTGGAACTGGTGGTGGCCTTTGTGAATACAGGGCCAGCCTCCTGGCTGGACATGGTTTTGCTGTGCTTGCTCTGGCGTATTTCAGATTTGAAGACCTCCCTGAATATTTAAATGATGTGCACCTGGAGTACTTTGACGAAGCCGTGCACTTCATGCTGCAGCATCCAAAG GTGAAAGGACCTAGTGTTGGGCTTCTTGGCTTCTCCAAAGGAGGTGATCTGTGTCTCTCAATGGCCTCTTTCCTAAAGAACATCACAGCCACCGTACTTATCAATGCCTGTGTGGCCAACACAATAGCTCCTCTGCATTACAAGGGTATGATTATTCCTAATCTCAGCAATGACCCAGGAAAACATGCGATCACTGAATCAGGCCTTTTGGATTTCATGGATATTTGGAACAATCCACTGGAGGAACCCAACCACCAAAGTCTTATTCCATTGGAAAAGGCCCAGGGGCCCTTCCTGTTTATTGTTGGCATGGATGATCATAACTGGAAGAGTGAATGCTACGCTCGTATAGCCTCTGAACGGTTACAAGCCCATGGGAAAGACAAACCCCAGATAATCTACTATCCAG AGTAA
- the LOC106827719 gene encoding acyl-coenzyme A thioesterase 6 isoform X1 — translation MAATVTVEPAGRCLWDEPVRIAVRGLAPGQPVTLRASLRDEKGALFRAHARYRADATGQLGLERAPALGGSFVGLEPMGLLWALEPEKPLLRLVKRDVQTPFAVQLEVLDGHEPEAGRLLGRAVHERAFLGPGVRREPVRAGRVRATLFLPPGTGPFSGIIDLFGTGGGLCEYRASLLAGHGFAVLALAYFRFEDLPEYLNDVHLEYFDEAVHFMLQHPKVKGPSVGLLGFSKGGDLCLSMASFLKNITATVLINACVANTIAPLHYKGMIIPNLSNDPGKHAITESGLLDFMDIWNNPLEEPNHQSLIPLEKAQGPFLFIVGMDDHNWKSECYARIASERLQAHGKDKPQIIYYPGTGHCIDPPYFPPSRASVHALLGQAIFYGGEPKAHSRAQVDAWQQIQTFFHKHLNGKKSVKPSKI, via the exons ATGGCGGCGACGGTGACCGTGGAGCCCGCGGGCCGCTGCCTCTGGGACGAGCCCGTGCGCATCGCCGTGCGCGGCCTGGCCCCGGGGCAACCGGTCACGCTGCGCGCGTCCCTGCGCGACGAGAAGGGCGCGCTCTTCCGGGCCCACGCGCGCTACCGCGCCGACGCCACGGGCCAGCTGGGCCTGGAGCGCGCGCCCGCGCTGGGCGGCAGCTTCGTGGGGCTCGAGCCCATGGGGCTCCTCTGGGCCCTGGAGCCCGAGAAGCCCCTGCTGCGGCTGGTGAAGCGGGACGTGCAGACGCCGTTCGCCGTGCAGCTGGAGGTGCTCGACGGCCACGAGCCCGAGGCCGGGCGGCTGCTGGGCCGGGCGGTGCACGAGCGCGCCTTCCTGGGGCCCGGGGTGCGGCGGGAGCCGGTGCGCGCGGGCCGGGTGCGCGCCACGCTCTTCCTGCCGCCAG GCACAGGGCCCTTCTCTGGGATCATCGATTTGTTTGGAACTGGTGGTGGCCTTTGTGAATACAGGGCCAGCCTCCTGGCTGGACATGGTTTTGCTGTGCTTGCTCTGGCGTATTTCAGATTTGAAGACCTCCCTGAATATTTAAATGATGTGCACCTGGAGTACTTTGACGAAGCCGTGCACTTCATGCTGCAGCATCCAAAG GTGAAAGGACCTAGTGTTGGGCTTCTTGGCTTCTCCAAAGGAGGTGATCTGTGTCTCTCAATGGCCTCTTTCCTAAAGAACATCACAGCCACCGTACTTATCAATGCCTGTGTGGCCAACACAATAGCTCCTCTGCATTACAAGGGTATGATTATTCCTAATCTCAGCAATGACCCAGGAAAACATGCGATCACTGAATCAGGCCTTTTGGATTTCATGGATATTTGGAACAATCCACTGGAGGAACCCAACCACCAAAGTCTTATTCCATTGGAAAAGGCCCAGGGGCCCTTCCTGTTTATTGTTGGCATGGATGATCATAACTGGAAGAGTGAATGCTACGCTCGTATAGCCTCTGAACGGTTACAAGCCCATGGGAAAGACAAACCCCAGATAATCTACTATCCAGGTACTGGTCACTGTATTGACCCaccttattttcctccttctagaGCCTCTGTGCATGCATTGTTAGGCCAAGCAATATTCTATGGAGGTGAGCCAAAGGCTCATTCAAGGGCACAGGTAGATGCCTGGCAGCAAATTCAAACTTTCTTCCATAAACATCTCAATGGTAAAAAATCTGTCAAGCCCAGcaaaatataa